A genomic region of Thermodesulfobacteriota bacterium contains the following coding sequences:
- a CDS encoding ABC transporter substrate-binding protein yields MRRVFWMLCCAALAVPPALAGLRYAESTGPSTLNPFLVRDMPSLRAVELLYEGLVSPPEAGEVKPLLAESWEVSPDGMSVTFRLKRAVLWHDGKPFTSRDVVFTVQAGLDPRTPTALRSQFQAFTRAEPVGDYSVRFQFRRKVLNPLLHFDFKVLPAHLFPQGYVDAGALREAVGTGPFRFQEWAPSGEVRFASNPTYHRLGEPGIARAEVTVVPDDNIRNELVRYGAVDLLPQVRPRDIPALEELSGVRLYPYSTLSYSFLGLNFRNPALRELEVRRALVAGLDRPEMLKAHYGNRGTVVSGPFPPASWAYNFDVKPWPHEPSAAMARLDEAGIVDTDGDGVREVRGTPLVFRLVSLAQDEAQKAVVLDVQQQLKNLGMRVDVRFLEPMAWRKTVFDDHAFDLVLAEWTFDNSVNVYSLFHSTEAGPGRNNLGAYANAEADRLLEGSRTAASSEALRTVYGELHRLLHEDVPYVFLWSLHRYAAVSSRIENVRLHPFYFFSYVSSWKER; encoded by the coding sequence ATGCGCCGAGTCTTCTGGATGCTCTGCTGTGCCGCCCTGGCCGTGCCGCCTGCCCTTGCGGGCCTCCGGTACGCGGAGTCGACGGGGCCTTCGACCCTGAACCCCTTCCTGGTTCGGGACATGCCCAGCCTCCGGGCCGTGGAGCTCTTGTACGAAGGGCTCGTCTCGCCCCCCGAAGCAGGGGAGGTCAAGCCCCTGCTCGCCGAGTCCTGGGAGGTTTCTCCCGACGGGATGTCGGTCACGTTTCGCCTCAAGCGCGCAGTCCTGTGGCACGACGGCAAGCCCTTCACGTCCCGGGACGTGGTCTTCACCGTCCAGGCCGGCCTCGACCCCCGCACCCCCACGGCCCTGCGCTCCCAGTTCCAGGCGTTCACCCGGGCCGAGCCCGTGGGCGACTACTCGGTGCGGTTCCAGTTCCGCCGCAAGGTCCTCAATCCCCTGCTCCACTTCGACTTCAAGGTCCTCCCCGCCCACCTCTTTCCCCAGGGGTACGTGGACGCCGGCGCCCTGCGGGAGGCCGTGGGCACGGGGCCCTTCCGGTTCCAGGAGTGGGCGCCCTCCGGCGAAGTGCGTTTCGCGTCCAACCCCACCTACCACCGCCTGGGTGAGCCGGGCATCGCCCGGGCAGAGGTGACGGTGGTGCCCGACGACAACATCCGCAACGAGCTGGTGCGCTACGGGGCCGTGGATCTGCTCCCCCAGGTGCGCCCGCGGGACATCCCCGCCCTCGAGGAGCTGAGCGGGGTGCGCCTCTACCCCTACAGCACCCTCTCCTACAGCTTCCTGGGGCTCAACTTCCGCAACCCCGCCCTGCGCGAGCTCGAGGTGCGGCGGGCCCTGGTGGCGGGCCTGGACCGGCCGGAGATGCTCAAGGCCCACTACGGGAACCGGGGAACGGTCGTCTCGGGGCCCTTCCCCCCTGCCTCCTGGGCGTACAACTTCGACGTGAAGCCCTGGCCCCACGAGCCGTCGGCCGCGATGGCCCGCCTGGACGAGGCGGGCATCGTCGACACCGACGGCGACGGGGTGCGGGAGGTACGGGGCACCCCCCTGGTCTTCCGGCTCGTCTCCCTGGCACAGGACGAGGCGCAAAAGGCCGTGGTGCTCGACGTGCAGCAGCAGCTCAAGAACCTCGGCATGCGGGTGGATGTGCGCTTCCTGGAACCCATGGCCTGGAGAAAGACCGTCTTCGACGACCACGCCTTCGATCTCGTGCTCGCCGAGTGGACCTTCGACAACTCGGTCAACGTCTACTCCCTGTTCCACTCCACCGAGGCCGGGCCCGGGCGCAACAACCTGGGGGCCTACGCCAACGCCGAGGCCGATCGGCTGCTCGAAGGCAGCCGCACCGCGGCGAGCTCCGAAGCCCTGCGCACGGTCTACGGCGAGCTGCACCGGCTCCTCCACGAGGACGTGCCGTACGTGTTCCTCTGGAGCCTGCACCGCTACGCGGCGGTCTCGAGCCGGATCGAGAACGTGCGGCTCCACCCCTTCTACTTCTTCAGCTACGTGAGCTCCTGGAAGGAGAGGTGA